One genomic segment of Methanobacterium spitsbergense includes these proteins:
- a CDS encoding flavodoxin domain-containing protein, translated as MKALIIYGTRYGTATGIAEEISKVLKEENVDVDLVNAREKKELDITSYDLVVVGSGIKMGKWTKATMNFLKKNKNALSKRKVVLFVTCGAANEEKTVAEGQEKYLDNIAKENLINEPIATGLFGSVYDPNAKQGLIFKLINRSIKKELEKQGKDPNKKHDYRNWDEIRAWTRNLTTE; from the coding sequence ATGAAAGCATTAATAATATATGGAACACGTTATGGGACTGCAACTGGAATTGCAGAGGAAATATCAAAGGTTTTAAAAGAAGAAAATGTGGATGTTGATCTAGTAAATGCAAGGGAAAAAAAGGAATTAGATATAACCTCCTACGATCTTGTTGTTGTTGGCAGTGGAATTAAAATGGGTAAATGGACCAAAGCAACAATGAACTTTCTCAAAAAGAATAAAAATGCACTTTCAAAACGCAAAGTAGTATTATTTGTTACCTGTGGAGCTGCGAATGAGGAAAAAACAGTTGCTGAAGGACAGGAAAAATATTTAGACAATATTGCTAAGGAAAACCTTATAAACGAACCAATTGCAACAGGACTCTTTGGTAGTGTATATGATCCTAACGCCAAACAAGGATTGATTTTCAAGTTAATAAATAGATCCATTAAAAAGGAACTTGAAAAACAGGGAAAGGATCCAAATAAAAAGCATGATTACAGGAACTGGGATGAAATTAGAGCCTGGACTAGAAATTTAACTACCGAATAA
- a CDS encoding MarR family winged helix-turn-helix transcriptional regulator, with product MKNSDEIIAEMNIEERLDMEKYILVILFLIQQRWSYTINKDFQKDNITTKQWLMLIVIGTAFNHDPSMQEVADALSTTHQNVKQLATRLETTGFLKIERDPKNKRILRLKVTEKSNEYWKTRASEHAKSIAEYFKTLEDSEVASLFKIMNKLEKLSLTIYEDAKNVNK from the coding sequence ATGAAAAATTCAGATGAAATTATAGCAGAAATGAATATTGAGGAAAGACTAGATATGGAAAAATATATACTAGTAATCTTATTCCTTATACAGCAACGATGGAGCTATACAATCAATAAAGACTTTCAAAAAGACAATATTACAACCAAACAATGGCTGATGCTTATTGTAATTGGAACTGCATTTAACCACGACCCTTCCATGCAGGAAGTTGCAGATGCACTTAGCACCACACATCAAAATGTCAAACAATTAGCCACTCGCCTTGAAACAACGGGTTTTCTTAAAATTGAGAGGGACCCTAAAAACAAACGCATATTAAGACTAAAAGTAACAGAGAAATCCAATGAATACTGGAAAACAAGAGCGTCAGAACATGCCAAATCAATAGCAGAATACTTCAAAACACTAGAAGACAGTGAAGTAGCATCACTATTTAAGATCATGAACAAACTCGAAAAACTATCATTAACAATATATGAAGATGCAAAAAATGTAAACAAGTAA
- a CDS encoding ZIP family metal transporter, with translation MFSTMFQAGLWGFVGGLALLIGAVAGYYIKIRKRIIGSIMAFGAGVLIAAACFELLEQAFEWGGYDSTILGFVAGVVIFTLVDLYLSRTGAKHRKTADKSVVGDYDENGPAIAAGALLDGIPESVAIGLTMISGGAVGIATVVAVFISNIPEGLSSSVGMKSMGWSKKTIFGLWFLIAIITGLSSLAGYSVFSQFPPDVNAATLALAAGALLTMIADTMIPEAFRDTHEFTGLMMAFGFLIAFVLSKLA, from the coding sequence ATGTTTTCAACAATGTTTCAGGCAGGTTTATGGGGATTTGTTGGTGGTCTTGCACTTTTAATTGGAGCTGTAGCTGGTTATTACATTAAAATTAGAAAAAGAATTATTGGAAGTATAATGGCATTTGGTGCTGGTGTTCTAATAGCTGCTGCATGTTTCGAACTTCTTGAACAGGCATTTGAATGGGGTGGTTATGATTCAACAATTTTAGGATTTGTTGCAGGTGTTGTTATCTTCACACTTGTTGATCTTTACCTTTCACGTACCGGTGCGAAGCATAGGAAAACTGCTGATAAATCTGTTGTAGGAGATTATGATGAAAATGGACCTGCAATTGCTGCTGGAGCATTACTTGATGGTATTCCTGAATCAGTTGCAATTGGTTTGACCATGATATCTGGTGGTGCCGTTGGTATTGCAACTGTTGTTGCTGTTTTTATCTCAAATATTCCCGAAGGACTTTCAAGTTCTGTTGGTATGAAGTCTATGGGATGGAGTAAAAAGACCATATTTGGATTATGGTTTTTAATTGCAATAATAACGGGGTTATCTTCATTGGCAGGTTACAGTGTTTTTAGCCAATTCCCTCCAGATGTTAATGCAGCTACTTTGGCTCTTGCAGCTGGTGCTCTTTTGACCATGATAGCAGATACTATGATTCCAGAAGCGTTCAGGGATACTCATGAGTTTACAGGTTTAATGATGGCATTTGGTTTTTTAATTGCATTTGTACTGTCTAAATTGGCATAA
- a CDS encoding ATP-binding protein: MDNLGDYYHDKRMQKMFQLLEEPKSLDDIDISEAFIKNLVLKILSTYGIIKVNQIHEITGLHTDILEAVLHKLEKDDMCAQTGGGFLFPSVEFTIKKQGREKALQIMQENPYIGIAPVAYDEYFTIMSAQVKGRFPLKIPESVIKNAMIEIVGVEKAKKTLVASSIGGKGFFIYGPPGTGKTFITSKMSQMLPPILMPKYIEFSGSVIQLFDPDFHHKSPEQPEDPRWVKVSAPFVFTGSELTSEKLETLFNPNKGVYETSPIIKANGGVLLLDDLGRQKEDHNIILNRLIVPLENKRDVIYIKGAPVIVHTQFIPVLSTNLDINIVDEAHLRRAPMHILLGPPSPDEILEVFKRNLDQLHEEYDDSILERFKKVYIPISEGGEQLKPTYAHARDIAQIAQAVRIRNDEDKITLDVLEEALEEHILIALQRKYTPELYERIINKKV; the protein is encoded by the coding sequence ATGGACAATTTAGGGGATTATTACCATGATAAGCGAATGCAAAAAATGTTTCAGCTTTTAGAAGAGCCTAAATCTCTTGATGATATAGATATTTCTGAAGCATTCATTAAAAATCTGGTTTTAAAGATATTATCCACCTATGGGATAATAAAGGTAAATCAGATACATGAAATTACAGGCCTTCATACTGATATTCTTGAAGCAGTTCTTCATAAACTTGAAAAAGATGATATGTGTGCACAAACAGGTGGTGGATTCCTTTTTCCAAGTGTTGAATTTACAATAAAAAAACAGGGTCGTGAGAAGGCCTTGCAGATAATGCAAGAAAACCCTTATATTGGAATTGCACCAGTTGCATACGATGAATATTTCACAATAATGAGTGCACAGGTAAAGGGTAGATTTCCCTTAAAAATTCCTGAAAGTGTGATTAAAAATGCAATGATAGAAATTGTTGGTGTTGAAAAGGCAAAGAAAACATTGGTTGCATCTTCCATAGGAGGTAAAGGGTTCTTTATTTACGGACCTCCTGGAACAGGTAAAACATTCATAACAAGTAAGATGTCCCAGATGCTTCCACCAATTTTAATGCCCAAATACATAGAATTCAGTGGAAGTGTTATACAATTATTTGACCCAGATTTTCATCATAAAAGTCCAGAACAACCTGAAGATCCTCGATGGGTTAAAGTTTCTGCTCCATTTGTTTTCACTGGCTCTGAGCTTACAAGTGAAAAGCTTGAAACATTATTCAACCCTAATAAAGGAGTGTATGAAACATCTCCTATAATAAAAGCCAATGGTGGAGTTTTACTCTTAGATGATCTTGGAAGACAGAAGGAAGATCACAACATAATATTAAATCGGCTAATTGTTCCTTTAGAAAACAAGAGAGATGTTATCTACATAAAAGGTGCTCCTGTAATTGTTCACACACAGTTTATCCCTGTTCTTTCAACCAATTTGGATATTAACATTGTAGATGAAGCCCATCTTAGACGTGCACCTATGCACATTCTTTTAGGACCACCATCCCCCGATGAAATATTGGAGGTTTTCAAAAGGAACTTGGATCAACTTCATGAAGAATATGATGATTCAATACTTGAAAGATTCAAAAAGGTATACATTCCTATTTCAGAGGGCGGTGAACAGTTAAAACCAACCTATGCTCACGCTAGGGATATAGCACAAATTGCACAGGCCGTAAGGATAAGAAATGATGAAGATAAGATTACTTTAGATGTTCTTGAAGAAGCTCTTGAGGAACATATTTTAATTGCACTCCAGCGAAAATACACACCCGAACTATATGAAAGAATAATCAATAAAAAAGTTTAA
- a CDS encoding DUF1967 domain-containing protein, which produces MKLKDPQNGRPSKLRNLVNRYIHHHRIRIKARNNHDLDTYRIHHDKIEEIWDEVNILSYSSRLRFRHALKDVGVNEFYYHY; this is translated from the coding sequence ATGAAACTGAAAGACCCTCAAAATGGTAGACCTTCAAAGTTAAGAAATCTTGTAAATCGTTATATCCACCATCATAGGATAAGAATCAAAGCACGGAACAATCATGACTTGGATACATACCGTATACATCACGATAAGATAGAAGAGATATGGGATGAAGTTAATATATTATCTTACTCTTCTAGATTGAGATTTAGACATGCACTAAAAGACGTTGGAGTAAATGAGTTTTATTATCATTATTAG